From Salvelinus namaycush isolate Seneca chromosome 24, SaNama_1.0, whole genome shotgun sequence, one genomic window encodes:
- the LOC120019137 gene encoding thyroxine 5-deiodinase-like, protein MQETAGVLTVRALKHTALCLVLLPRFLLAALMLWLLDFLCIRRKVLLKMREQGSSRDDPPVCVSESNKMFTLESLRAVWYGQKLDFFKSAHLGFIAPNTEVVQLKDRRRVRVLDYVKGRRPLILNFGSCSUPPFMTRLAAFQRVASQYADIADSLLVYIEEAHPSDGWVSSDAPYQIPKHCCLEDRLKAAQLMHSEVPGSNVVVDNMDNSSNAAYGAYFERLYILRDERVVYQGARGPEGYRISELRNWLVQYRNDLENSRTVVVHV, encoded by the coding sequence ATGCAGGAGACTGCAGGTGTCCTGACGGTGCGGGCCCTGAAACACACAGCCCTCTGTCTGGTTTTGCTGCCCCGGTTCCTCCTGGCAGCGCTGATGCTGTGGCTCCTGGACTTCCTGTGCATCAGGAGGAAGGTGCTGCTGAAGATGAGGGAGCAGGGCAGCAGCCGCGATGACCCGCCCGTCTGCGTCTCCGAATCCAACAAGATGTTCACCCTGGAGTCGCTCAGAGCCGTATGGTATGGACAGAAATTAGACTTTTTCAAATCAGCGCACCTTGGATTTATCGCGCCCAACACAGAGGTGGTGCAGCTGAAGGACCGGCGCAGGGTCAGAGTCCTGGACTATGTGAAAGGGAGGAGACCTCTCATCCTCAACTTCGGCAGTTGCTCCTGACCACCGTTTATGACGCGCTTGGCCGCGTTTCAGCGCGTCGCGAGCCAGTACGCGGACATCGCTGACTCTCTGCTTGTATACATCGAGGAGGCGCATCCCTCGGACGGCTGGGTGAGCTCCGATGCGCCGTACCAGATACCCAAGCACTGTTGTCTAGAGGACAGACTGAAAGCCGCTCAGCTGATGCACTCCGAGGTGCCCGGCAGCAACGTGGTGGTGGATAATATGGACAACTCGTCTAACGCGGCGTATGGAGCCTATTTTGAGAGACTTTATATCCTGAGGGATGAGCGGGTCGTGTATCAAGGGGCCAGAGGACCAGAGGGCTACCGGATATCAGAGTTGAGGAACTGGCTCGTGCAATACCGGAACGATTTGGAGAATTCCAGAACAGTGGTGGTCCACGTTTAA